The Nitrospira tepida genome includes a window with the following:
- the pgsA gene encoding CDP-diacylglycerol--glycerol-3-phosphate 3-phosphatidyltransferase, protein MKRLESIEPRGWVVECTNLPNLLTLGRILLIPIFVILFADPTPARAVAAASVFVVASVTDLLDGYLARRRGQVTRLGKLLDPIADKLLVLSGLILLVQFDRVPAVIAILILAREVAVTGVRAVAAAQGIILPAETLGKYKMVFQVVAIVFLILEGSGISLFLLDLHQVGTILLYISLAMALVSGGYYLANFWRQITIRGW, encoded by the coding sequence ATGAAACGGCTGGAATCCATCGAACCGCGCGGGTGGGTGGTGGAATGCACGAACCTCCCCAACCTGCTCACGCTCGGCCGCATCCTGCTGATTCCGATTTTCGTGATCCTGTTTGCCGATCCGACGCCGGCGCGGGCCGTCGCGGCGGCCAGCGTCTTCGTCGTGGCCTCGGTCACGGATCTGCTCGATGGCTATCTCGCCCGCCGGCGCGGTCAGGTCACGCGGCTCGGCAAGCTGCTGGATCCGATCGCCGATAAACTCCTCGTGCTGTCGGGCTTGATTCTCTTGGTCCAATTCGATCGGGTGCCGGCGGTGATTGCGATCTTGATCCTCGCCCGCGAAGTGGCGGTGACCGGCGTCCGGGCGGTGGCGGCGGCCCAGGGGATCATTCTGCCCGCCGAAACTCTGGGCAAATACAAAATGGTCTTCCAGGTGGTCGCGATCGTATTCTTGATTCTGGAAGGCAGCGGGATCTCGCTGTTCCTCCTGGACCTGCATCAGGTGGGCACGATCCTGCTCTATATCTCCTTGGCGATGGCGTTGGTCTCAGGTGGGTATTACCTGGCCAACTTCTGGCGCCAGATCACGATCCGGGGCTGGTAG
- the rfaE1 gene encoding D-glycero-beta-D-manno-heptose-7-phosphate kinase — MGTARKGHPLARTGNVGRRPSGEVQAALDVDGRARELRQYIERFPQASVLVLGDLILDHYVWGRVTRISPEAPVPVVHVESEEYKLGGAANVFNNIHALGGQADICGVVGSDDAGRCLLRELGLKRKGRGGVIIDPERPTTRKTRVVAHNQQVVRFDVERRHELTALYQRRIIRYVESRLRHLSCLVVSDYAKGVVTGPLMAELTRLAAERGVPILVDPKVEHFSFYKGVTVVTPNHLEATQAAGVRGDDDQAIVEAGTVIRQRLGCQAVLVTRGEKGMSLFEGDGVQWHIPTRARQVYDVTGAGDTVVGTLALALATGANLRDSALLANQAAGLVVGMVGTATVTGKQLGASLEHG; from the coding sequence ATGGGAACGGCTCGGAAAGGCCATCCGCTAGCACGCACGGGAAACGTCGGGCGCCGGCCGTCCGGCGAGGTCCAGGCCGCGCTGGATGTGGACGGCCGCGCGCGCGAGTTGCGGCAGTACATCGAGCGGTTTCCGCAGGCGTCGGTGTTGGTCCTGGGCGACCTGATTCTGGACCATTATGTCTGGGGGCGCGTCACGCGCATCTCGCCCGAAGCCCCCGTGCCGGTCGTGCATGTCGAATCAGAGGAATACAAGCTCGGCGGGGCGGCAAACGTCTTCAACAACATCCATGCGCTGGGCGGGCAGGCGGATATCTGCGGCGTCGTCGGGTCGGACGACGCGGGCCGCTGCCTCTTGCGTGAATTGGGTCTGAAGCGGAAGGGGCGGGGCGGGGTGATCATCGACCCCGAACGCCCGACCACGCGGAAGACGCGCGTGGTCGCCCACAACCAGCAAGTCGTCCGGTTCGATGTGGAACGGCGGCATGAACTCACCGCGCTCTATCAGCGGCGCATCATCCGGTATGTCGAATCGCGGCTGCGGCACCTGTCCTGTCTGGTCGTGTCGGACTATGCCAAGGGCGTGGTGACGGGGCCGTTGATGGCCGAGTTGACGCGGCTGGCCGCGGAACGGGGCGTGCCGATCCTGGTCGATCCGAAGGTGGAGCATTTCAGTTTCTACAAGGGCGTGACCGTGGTGACGCCGAATCATCTGGAAGCGACGCAGGCCGCGGGGGTCCGCGGCGACGACGACCAGGCGATCGTGGAAGCCGGCACGGTGATCCGGCAGCGGCTGGGCTGCCAGGCGGTCTTGGTCACGCGAGGCGAAAAGGGCATGAGCCTATTCGAAGGGGATGGCGTGCAATGGCACATTCCCACCAGGGCGCGGCAGGTCTATGATGTGACCGGCGCCGGCGATACGGTGGTCGGGACCTTGGCCCTGGCCCTCGCAACCGGAGCCAATCTGCGGGACAGCGCGCTGTTGGCCAATCAAGCCGCAGGCCTCGTCGTCGGCATGGTCGGGACGGCGACGGTCACGGGCAAGCAACTGGGCGCCTCGCTGGAACATGGCTGA
- a CDS encoding KpsF/GutQ family sugar-phosphate isomerase produces the protein MSIQSGKRVLEIEARAITGLIGRLDRQFDRAVELLYGCAGKVVVSGMGKSGIIAQKIAATLASTGTPAFYLDPAAGLHGDLGMVSRHDVLVALSNSGETEEIVKLLPFMKRLNIPVVAITGKIHSTLAKHSDSVLDVSVAEEACPLGLAPTASTTAALAMGDALAIALLEQRGFKEEDFALVHPAGTLGRRLLLKVRDLMHQGEAIPLVRADASARDAIMEMTGKKLGMTTVVNARGRLVGVVTDGDLRRAFEKGLDLRRIKAGDLGSKRPKSIGPDALATSALEMMERFSITSLVVLDEGERLAGVVHLHDLLKNGLA, from the coding sequence GTGAGCATCCAGAGCGGCAAGCGAGTCTTGGAGATCGAGGCCCGGGCGATCACCGGCTTGATCGGGCGATTGGACCGGCAGTTCGACCGGGCGGTCGAGCTGCTCTACGGGTGCGCAGGCAAGGTGGTGGTGTCGGGGATGGGAAAATCCGGCATCATCGCGCAGAAGATCGCGGCGACCTTGGCCAGCACCGGCACCCCGGCGTTTTACCTGGACCCGGCGGCGGGACTGCACGGCGACCTCGGCATGGTGAGCCGCCACGATGTATTGGTGGCGCTCTCCAACAGCGGGGAAACGGAAGAGATCGTCAAGCTGCTGCCCTTCATGAAGCGGCTGAACATTCCGGTCGTGGCGATCACGGGGAAAATCCACTCGACCTTGGCCAAGCACAGCGATTCGGTGCTGGACGTGTCGGTCGCCGAAGAGGCCTGTCCGTTGGGCCTGGCGCCGACGGCCAGCACGACGGCGGCGCTGGCCATGGGGGACGCGCTCGCGATCGCGCTGCTCGAACAGCGCGGCTTCAAGGAAGAGGACTTTGCGCTGGTCCATCCGGCCGGGACGCTGGGGCGGCGGCTGCTCCTCAAGGTGCGCGATCTCATGCACCAGGGCGAGGCGATTCCGCTGGTGCGGGCCGATGCGTCGGCGCGGGATGCGATCATGGAAATGACCGGCAAGAAGCTCGGCATGACGACGGTCGTCAATGCCCGGGGACGTTTGGTCGGGGTGGTGACGGACGGCGACCTGCGGCGGGCCTTTGAAAAGGGACTGGACCTCCGGCGCATCAAGGCCGGCGACTTGGGGAGCAAGCGTCCCAAATCCATCGGGCCTGATGCCCTCGCCACGAGCGCGCTGGAGATGATGGAGCGGTTCTCGATCACGTCCTTGGTGGTCCTGGACGAGGGGGAGCGTCTGGCCGGCGTGGTGCATCTGCACGATCTGTTGAAAAACGGGTTGGCCTAA
- a CDS encoding TrkA C-terminal domain-containing protein: protein MVHLDLLTRLRQELRFTLATIEEGTLAVAERVNRKVQLMRLHWQASQVQAALSRVHRHLGEAVSREAIETGFSSPNEGRLSPSAAEDLLRHSLPQVQSYKEQLERINGQVGVLRSEFVHDDLVRYYRDIQIRGETFAYVPVARGSSCIGLSFEVLASRYGVRVLMIVRGAVLLNPAERSMLRAGDLVALVGPESALTPCVAHLTASRSLERLA from the coding sequence ATGGTCCATCTCGATTTGCTGACCCGTCTCCGCCAGGAACTCCGGTTTACCCTGGCGACCATCGAAGAAGGCACGCTTGCGGTGGCCGAACGGGTCAATCGCAAGGTGCAACTGATGCGGCTCCATTGGCAAGCGTCACAGGTGCAGGCGGCGCTGTCGCGAGTCCACCGTCACCTGGGCGAAGCCGTCAGTCGCGAGGCCATCGAGACCGGCTTCTCATCTCCGAATGAGGGTCGCCTGTCGCCCTCCGCCGCAGAGGACCTCCTGCGTCACTCCCTCCCCCAGGTCCAGTCCTATAAAGAACAGTTGGAGCGGATCAATGGCCAGGTCGGCGTCCTGCGGTCGGAATTTGTTCACGACGATCTGGTGCGGTACTATCGTGATATCCAGATCCGGGGTGAAACCTTTGCCTATGTGCCGGTGGCCAGAGGATCGTCCTGCATCGGGCTGTCGTTCGAGGTCCTGGCCTCGCGGTATGGGGTGCGGGTGCTGATGATCGTCCGTGGGGCCGTCTTGCTTAATCCGGCGGAACGGTCGATGCTTCGGGCTGGGGATCTGGTGGCGCTGGTCGGGCCTGAATCGGCTCTGACGCCCTGTGTGGCCCACCTCACGGCCAGCCGATCTCTGGAACGTCTCGCATAA
- the kdsA gene encoding 3-deoxy-8-phosphooctulonate synthase has protein sequence MHVVEIGAIKVGGAHRHVLIAGPCVIESETLALETAHRIAEIAQAVGMPYIFKSSYDKANRSSITSFRGLGIQEGLGILRKVKERVGAPLLTDVHSVEEARTAGEVVDVLQIPAFLCRQTDLLVAAAKTGRVVNVKKGQFLSPWDMANVVKKLEESGTRRILLTERGATFGYNNLVVDMRALPVMRGLGYPVIFDATHSVQLPGGGGTTSSGQREFIAPLASAAAGAGCDGFFMEVHPRPDEALSDGPNMVPLSELKRLLERVKRLCDASGKGPEFVL, from the coding sequence ATGCACGTCGTCGAGATCGGCGCCATCAAGGTCGGGGGGGCGCACCGCCATGTACTCATTGCCGGTCCCTGCGTCATTGAAAGCGAAACGCTGGCGCTGGAGACGGCGCACCGGATTGCCGAGATCGCGCAAGCCGTGGGGATGCCCTACATTTTCAAATCGTCATATGACAAGGCGAACCGGAGTTCGATCACGTCGTTTCGCGGGTTGGGCATCCAGGAAGGACTGGGGATCCTGCGCAAGGTCAAGGAGCGGGTCGGCGCCCCTTTGTTGACCGATGTCCATTCCGTCGAAGAGGCGCGGACGGCCGGCGAGGTGGTGGACGTGCTCCAGATTCCGGCCTTTCTCTGCCGCCAGACGGATCTGCTCGTGGCGGCCGCGAAAACCGGTCGGGTGGTGAACGTGAAGAAGGGACAGTTTCTCTCCCCTTGGGACATGGCGAACGTGGTGAAGAAGCTGGAAGAGAGCGGGACGCGCCGCATCCTGCTGACCGAGCGGGGCGCCACGTTCGGTTACAACAATTTGGTCGTGGACATGCGGGCGTTGCCGGTCATGCGAGGCCTGGGGTATCCGGTCATCTTTGATGCGACGCACAGCGTGCAGTTGCCGGGCGGGGGCGGCACGACCTCGAGCGGGCAACGGGAATTTATCGCCCCCTTGGCGTCCGCCGCGGCGGGCGCCGGCTGCGACGGATTTTTCATGGAAGTGCACCCGCGGCCGGATGAAGCCCTGTCGGACGGGCCCAATATGGTCCCTTTGTCAGAGCTCAAACGGTTGCTGGAGCGGGTGAAGCGCCTGTGCGACGCGTCGGGCAAGGGACCGGAGTTTGTCCTGTGA
- the kdsB gene encoding 3-deoxy-manno-octulosonate cytidylyltransferase: MADSAVRVTVVIPARYGASRFPGKPVAQLLGKPMIQHVYERAQGARLVDRVVVATDDERIRDAVRGFGGEVMMTPVSLRTGTDRVAHVAAACDGDYFLNLQGDEIVLAPDLVTDLVEPFLSSGASMGTLQRAIESEEDLANPAVVKVVTDFEGYALYFSRAPIPHVRDAQAGRRLAPKLHAVHLGLYMFTRRTLEQIAALPTGRLEEVEKLEQLRALEQGIRIRVWETVHRSLRIDTPADLREAEAVLQQETGRVS, from the coding sequence ATGGCTGACTCGGCGGTTCGCGTCACCGTGGTCATTCCCGCGCGGTACGGGGCGTCCCGGTTTCCGGGGAAACCCGTGGCGCAGCTCCTCGGAAAACCGATGATCCAGCATGTGTATGAGCGGGCTCAGGGCGCCCGCTTGGTCGATCGGGTCGTGGTGGCGACCGACGACGAACGGATTCGCGACGCCGTCCGGGGATTCGGCGGGGAGGTCATGATGACCCCGGTTTCCTTGCGGACCGGGACCGATCGCGTGGCGCATGTGGCCGCGGCCTGCGACGGAGACTACTTCCTCAATCTGCAGGGCGATGAGATCGTCTTGGCCCCGGATCTGGTGACCGACCTCGTGGAGCCGTTTCTCTCGTCCGGGGCCTCGATGGGGACCTTGCAGCGGGCGATCGAGTCCGAGGAGGACCTGGCAAATCCAGCCGTCGTGAAGGTCGTGACGGACTTCGAGGGCTACGCCCTCTACTTCTCACGGGCGCCGATTCCTCATGTGCGGGATGCGCAGGCGGGGCGCCGCCTTGCGCCAAAGCTCCACGCCGTTCATCTGGGTCTCTATATGTTTACGCGCCGGACGTTGGAGCAGATCGCGGCGCTCCCGACCGGACGGCTGGAAGAGGTCGAAAAGCTCGAACAATTGCGCGCGTTGGAGCAGGGCATCCGGATCCGCGTATGGGAGACGGTTCACCGGTCGCTCCGCATCGACACGCCGGCGGATCTTCGCGAGGCGGAAGCTGTCCTACAGCAGGAGACCGGAAGAGTCTCGTGA
- a CDS encoding CTP synthase, with the protein MSKFIFVTGGVVSSLGKGLASASIANLLESRGLRVTLLKLDPYINVDPGTMNPYQHGEVFVTDDGAETDLDLGHYERFTSLTLTRENNYTTGRIYHAVITKERRGDYLGGTVQVVPHITDEIKQAILRVSAGMDVTIVEIGGTVGDIESLPFLEAIRQMPYDVGRENVLYVHLTLVPFISAAGELKTKPTQHSVNKLREIGIQANILLCRTDRYLPPDLKGKIALFCNVEKDAVITAKDVETIYEVPIVFRKEGLDELIVKLLRLDTGPPDLRQWDAMVQKIKYPKHEVMICLVGKYVGLKESYKSLTEALVHGGIDHETRVQIRWVESEEVTRAGAEQLLRDADGILIPGGFGVRGIEGKIETIRYARERGIPFLGLCLGMQCAVIELARHVAGLAGANSAEFDPATPHPVIHLMADQEGLAEKGGTMRLGAYPCRIQDGTLAHKAYGVHEVRERHRHRYEFNNAYRESLTKHGLVLSGLSPDGRLVEIVELPGHPWFLATQFHPEFMSRPHHPHPLFSSFVAAALRRKCGR; encoded by the coding sequence ATGAGCAAATTCATTTTCGTGACGGGCGGCGTCGTGTCCTCGCTGGGGAAGGGCTTGGCCTCGGCCTCCATTGCGAATCTCCTGGAAAGCCGCGGCCTGCGCGTGACCTTGCTGAAGCTCGATCCCTATATCAACGTCGATCCGGGCACCATGAACCCCTACCAACATGGCGAGGTCTTCGTCACCGACGATGGGGCCGAGACGGATTTGGACCTCGGCCATTATGAGCGGTTCACCAGCCTCACGCTCACCCGGGAGAACAACTACACGACCGGCCGCATCTACCATGCCGTGATCACGAAGGAACGGCGCGGCGACTATCTCGGCGGCACCGTGCAGGTCGTCCCGCACATTACGGACGAGATCAAGCAGGCCATCCTGCGCGTGTCCGCGGGGATGGACGTCACGATCGTGGAGATCGGCGGGACCGTCGGCGACATCGAAAGCCTGCCGTTCCTGGAAGCGATCCGGCAGATGCCCTACGACGTCGGGCGCGAAAACGTCCTGTACGTCCATCTGACGCTCGTGCCGTTCATTTCGGCGGCCGGGGAGTTGAAGACCAAGCCCACGCAACATTCCGTGAACAAACTGCGGGAGATCGGGATCCAGGCCAACATTCTCCTCTGCCGCACCGACCGGTACTTGCCGCCGGATCTCAAGGGCAAGATTGCGCTGTTCTGCAACGTCGAAAAGGACGCGGTGATCACGGCCAAGGACGTCGAGACGATTTATGAGGTGCCGATCGTCTTCCGCAAGGAGGGGTTGGATGAGCTGATCGTGAAGCTGCTCCGCCTCGATACCGGGCCGCCGGATTTGCGGCAATGGGATGCGATGGTCCAAAAGATCAAATATCCCAAACACGAGGTCATGATCTGCCTCGTGGGCAAGTATGTCGGGCTCAAGGAATCCTACAAGAGCCTCACCGAGGCGTTGGTGCACGGCGGGATCGACCATGAGACGCGCGTCCAGATTCGCTGGGTGGAATCCGAGGAGGTGACGCGCGCCGGAGCGGAACAGTTGCTCCGCGACGCCGACGGCATCCTGATTCCCGGCGGATTCGGGGTGCGGGGGATCGAAGGCAAGATCGAAACGATTCGCTACGCGCGGGAGCGCGGCATTCCGTTTTTGGGCCTCTGCCTGGGCATGCAATGCGCGGTGATCGAACTGGCCCGGCATGTGGCGGGCCTGGCCGGCGCCAACAGCGCCGAGTTCGATCCCGCCACGCCGCATCCGGTGATCCATTTGATGGCGGATCAGGAGGGCCTGGCGGAGAAGGGGGGCACGATGCGCCTTGGCGCCTATCCCTGCCGGATTCAAGACGGCACCCTGGCGCACAAGGCCTATGGGGTGCACGAAGTCCGGGAACGGCATCGGCACCGCTATGAGTTCAACAATGCCTATCGGGAATCGCTGACCAAGCACGGGCTGGTCTTGAGCGGGCTCTCGCCGGACGGGCGGCTGGTCGAGATCGTCGAACTGCCCGGCCATCCCTGGTTCCTGGCGACCCAGTTCCATCCGGAATTCATGTCACGGCCGCACCATCCGCATCCCCTGTTCAGCTCGTTCGTGGCGGCGGCCTTGCGGCGCAAGTGCGGACGATGA
- the lepB gene encoding signal peptidase I: MDSNRPTTSDPQRTPLDQGSPPAAAEATVTREAAPSGKSVLREYVEAIVVAMLLAFAIRVFVVQAFKIPSGSMIPTLLIGDHILVSKLAYGIQWPTNCKFQMNLPPISCYSSVTVVSFGAPQRGDVIVFRYPEDEEKDFIKRIIGLPGDTIHIRNKTILVNGQPLDDHAFTQRVDPGIIDGHINPRDNFGPVTVPEDSYFVMGDNRDQSLDSRFWGFVRAEKIRGKAFRVYWSWSGQGSWSEWVRWERLGKAIR, encoded by the coding sequence ATGGATTCCAACCGCCCCACGACCAGCGATCCGCAGCGAACTCCGCTTGATCAGGGCAGCCCGCCGGCCGCCGCAGAGGCGACCGTGACGCGGGAGGCGGCGCCGTCCGGCAAGTCGGTTCTGCGGGAATATGTCGAGGCGATCGTCGTGGCGATGCTCCTGGCGTTCGCCATTCGCGTGTTCGTCGTCCAGGCCTTTAAGATTCCCTCCGGGTCCATGATCCCGACCCTGTTGATCGGCGACCACATCCTGGTCAGCAAGCTGGCCTACGGGATTCAATGGCCCACGAACTGCAAGTTTCAGATGAATCTGCCGCCGATCAGTTGTTATTCGTCGGTGACGGTGGTGTCGTTCGGGGCGCCGCAACGCGGCGACGTGATCGTCTTCCGGTACCCGGAGGATGAAGAGAAGGATTTCATCAAGCGGATCATCGGGCTTCCGGGCGACACGATTCACATTCGGAACAAGACGATCCTCGTCAACGGCCAGCCGTTGGACGACCATGCCTTTACGCAACGGGTGGATCCGGGCATCATCGACGGCCACATCAATCCGCGGGATAACTTCGGACCGGTGACGGTGCCGGAGGATTCGTATTTCGTGATGGGCGACAATCGGGATCAAAGTTTGGACAGTCGCTTCTGGGGATTTGTGCGCGCGGAGAAGATCCGGGGCAAGGCGTTTCGCGTCTATTGGTCCTGGAGCGGGCAGGGGAGTTGGAGCGAATGGGTCCGATGGGAACGGCTCGGAAAGGCCATCCGCTAG
- a CDS encoding Do family serine endopeptidase: MGLTDTGDRHQSSSWDARCRRHLPVAVALLGLGVLPAPLLAAAPAATPGGPTHDVSSGLKLLEQIQDVITDLAERAGPAVVNIFPVQASGTLDQGRERQPGGTGSGAGVIIDRQGHIVTNNHVVGDAAEVEVRFSDRTKAIAQVVGRDQDTDLAVLKLAVPRDLPYANFGDSSTVRVGQWVLAVGNPFGLERTVTLGVVSGVGRENINLSRYENFIQTDASINPGNSGGPLFNLRGEVIGINTAIINFAQGIGFAIPSNMAKQVVQQLLTRGRVVRAWLGVGIQPLTAELAKKFGVTETDGVLVNEVFDGDPAAASGIHPGDVITKINRTAIDSPNRLSRVVATLDPGSTAKVEIIRDGHRREIEVALSERRDGAVLASVPQVHADGKLGLDVQDLTAALAEKFKLKETHGVLVSKVDRGTLAHAEGLREGDLIKEVNRTEVNSVGEFTAAVARARRGESLLLRVIRESRAFYVVLKTG; the protein is encoded by the coding sequence ATGGGACTGACGGACACGGGAGATCGTCACCAATCCTCGTCATGGGACGCCCGATGTCGGCGACATCTCCCTGTCGCCGTGGCCCTGCTAGGCCTGGGCGTGCTGCCCGCCCCGCTCCTTGCCGCGGCTCCGGCCGCAACACCAGGGGGGCCGACGCACGATGTGTCCTCCGGACTCAAGCTGCTGGAACAGATCCAGGACGTGATCACGGATTTGGCCGAGCGCGCCGGGCCGGCAGTCGTGAACATCTTCCCGGTGCAAGCCTCCGGGACGTTGGATCAGGGACGCGAGCGCCAGCCGGGCGGGACGGGATCGGGCGCGGGCGTGATCATCGACCGCCAGGGCCATATCGTCACCAACAACCACGTGGTCGGCGACGCAGCCGAGGTCGAGGTCCGGTTTTCCGATCGCACCAAGGCCATTGCCCAGGTGGTCGGACGGGACCAGGATACCGACCTCGCCGTGTTGAAGTTGGCGGTCCCGCGGGACCTGCCCTACGCCAACTTCGGCGACTCGTCCACGGTGCGCGTGGGCCAATGGGTGCTGGCGGTGGGGAATCCGTTCGGGCTCGAGCGGACGGTGACGCTCGGCGTGGTCAGCGGCGTGGGGCGCGAGAACATCAATCTCTCGCGATACGAGAATTTCATTCAGACCGACGCCTCGATCAATCCCGGCAATTCGGGAGGGCCGCTGTTCAATCTGCGCGGCGAAGTCATTGGGATCAACACGGCGATCATCAATTTTGCCCAGGGGATCGGGTTTGCGATTCCGTCGAACATGGCCAAGCAGGTCGTGCAGCAACTGCTGACGCGGGGACGCGTGGTGCGGGCTTGGCTGGGCGTTGGGATTCAACCCCTCACGGCCGAATTGGCCAAGAAGTTCGGCGTCACCGAAACGGACGGCGTGCTCGTGAACGAGGTCTTCGACGGCGATCCGGCGGCCGCCTCGGGGATTCATCCCGGGGATGTGATCACCAAGATCAACCGGACCGCGATCGATTCGCCGAACCGCCTCTCGCGCGTCGTGGCGACGCTGGACCCCGGCAGTACCGCGAAGGTGGAGATCATTCGGGACGGGCATCGGCGGGAGATCGAGGTGGCGCTGTCCGAGCGGCGCGACGGGGCCGTGCTGGCCTCCGTGCCGCAGGTGCATGCCGATGGCAAGCTCGGGCTGGATGTCCAGGATCTGACGGCCGCGCTCGCGGAGAAGTTCAAGCTGAAAGAGACGCACGGCGTCCTGGTGTCCAAGGTCGATCGCGGCACCCTGGCCCATGCGGAGGGCCTGCGGGAGGGCGATCTGATCAAGGAGGTCAATCGGACGGAAGTGAACTCAGTGGGCGAGTTCACGGCCGCGGTGGCACGCGCCCGCCGCGGCGAATCCCTCCTCTTGCGCGTGATCCGAGAGAGCCGGGCCTTCTACGTCGTCCTCAAGACCGGCTGA
- the plsY gene encoding glycerol-3-phosphate 1-O-acyltransferase PlsY, whose amino-acid sequence MLFPLWLLGGYLLGAVPFGVVVCRALGRPDPRTTGSRNIGFTNVLRVAGKDAGLLTLLGDMGKGWVAGWGAGQVFGETWMVLAVALASVVGHLFSLFMRFRGGKGVATALGAVLGVEPVLGGILLAVWLGTAALWRYSSGAAIAAFAVFPLLALVRGDGLLVVFACVVSGLILLRHRENMRRLWHGTEPKIGKREGSGPSHAESASRA is encoded by the coding sequence ATGCTGTTTCCGTTGTGGCTGCTGGGTGGCTATCTCTTGGGAGCCGTTCCCTTCGGGGTGGTGGTGTGCCGCGCGCTGGGTCGGCCCGATCCGCGAACGACGGGAAGCCGGAATATCGGCTTCACGAACGTCCTCCGGGTGGCGGGCAAGGACGCGGGGCTTTTGACGCTCCTGGGCGATATGGGCAAGGGGTGGGTGGCCGGCTGGGGCGCGGGGCAGGTCTTCGGCGAAACCTGGATGGTGCTGGCGGTTGCGCTCGCTTCGGTGGTGGGGCACCTGTTCTCCCTGTTTATGCGGTTTCGAGGGGGCAAGGGCGTGGCGACGGCCCTGGGTGCGGTCTTGGGCGTCGAGCCGGTTTTGGGAGGGATCCTGCTTGCCGTCTGGCTGGGCACGGCGGCGCTCTGGCGTTATTCATCGGGTGCCGCGATTGCGGCCTTTGCCGTGTTTCCGCTGTTGGCGCTGGTGCGAGGCGATGGCCTGCTGGTGGTGTTTGCGTGCGTCGTGAGTGGGTTGATTCTTCTCCGGCACCGGGAGAATATGCGCCGTCTCTGGCATGGTACGGAGCCCAAGATTGGAAAGAGGGAAGGGAGCGGGCCGAGTCACGCAGAGTCGGCCTCGAGAGCGTAG